The proteins below come from a single Prosthecobacter fusiformis genomic window:
- a CDS encoding efflux RND transporter periplasmic adaptor subunit has protein sequence MVTEETPPASSTPPWEAKKAPSKRGLARKIILWGSAIGVLALVIYGLKPRPVEVELAEVRRAPLTVHVMEEGKTRIRNRYIVAAPVTGSMRRVTLKAGDAVTAGETVLTSIEPGIAPLLDARSQAQTEARIASAEASLSQAEQSLEMTRTAARFAQTNWDRVKGTAAAASISANDRDNIEREALMRQREVRAQEFAIQVATYELTAAKAALIQMNTPGSTGQPIEVRAPVSGRVLRVDQESAQIIAAGTAILEIGDPTDLEIEAEILSRDAVTIRPGAPVSVEQWGGDAPLKATVRLVEPAAFTKVSALGVEEQRVIVLCDLDPAAAKTTALGDRYRVEVRVAIWHEDDVLQVPSGALFREGSAWKTFLLDQDRAKNIPVETGRTDGKWTQVLKGLQPGDRVLLQPPDIVADGSQVIERQ, from the coding sequence ATGGTCACAGAGGAGACGCCCCCCGCATCATCCACGCCCCCGTGGGAGGCCAAAAAAGCGCCTTCGAAGCGCGGCCTGGCCCGTAAAATCATCCTCTGGGGCAGCGCCATCGGCGTCCTGGCCCTCGTCATCTATGGGCTGAAACCCCGGCCCGTGGAGGTGGAGCTGGCGGAAGTACGCCGCGCCCCGCTGACCGTGCACGTCATGGAGGAGGGGAAAACCCGCATCCGCAACCGCTACATCGTGGCCGCCCCCGTCACCGGCAGCATGCGCCGCGTGACGCTGAAAGCGGGCGATGCCGTCACCGCCGGGGAGACCGTGCTCACCAGCATCGAGCCCGGCATCGCCCCCCTGCTGGATGCCCGCAGCCAGGCCCAGACAGAGGCCCGCATCGCCTCGGCCGAGGCCTCCCTCAGCCAGGCGGAGCAGTCCCTGGAGATGACGCGCACCGCGGCCCGCTTTGCCCAGACGAACTGGGACCGCGTGAAAGGCACCGCTGCCGCCGCCAGCATCTCCGCCAATGATCGCGACAACATCGAGCGCGAGGCCCTGATGCGCCAGCGGGAGGTGCGCGCGCAGGAATTCGCCATCCAGGTGGCCACCTATGAGCTCACCGCCGCCAAGGCCGCCCTCATCCAGATGAATACCCCCGGCAGCACCGGCCAGCCCATCGAGGTGCGCGCCCCCGTCAGCGGCCGCGTCCTGCGGGTGGACCAGGAAAGCGCGCAGATCATCGCCGCAGGCACCGCCATCTTAGAGATCGGCGACCCCACAGACCTCGAGATCGAAGCCGAAATCCTCTCCCGCGATGCCGTCACCATCCGCCCCGGTGCCCCCGTGAGTGTGGAGCAATGGGGTGGCGATGCCCCCCTGAAGGCCACCGTCCGCCTCGTGGAGCCCGCTGCCTTCACCAAGGTCTCCGCCCTGGGTGTGGAGGAGCAGCGCGTCATCGTCCTATGCGACCTGGACCCCGCCGCCGCCAAAACCACCGCCCTGGGCGACCGCTACCGCGTGGAAGTACGCGTGGCCATCTGGCATGAGGACGACGTCTTGCAAGTGCCCAGCGGAGCCCTCTTCCGTGAAGGCTCCGCCTGGAAAACCTTTTTGTTAGACCAGGACCGCGCCAAAAACATCCCCGTGGAAACCGGCCG